One Brachybacterium kimchii genomic window carries:
- a CDS encoding LytR C-terminal domain-containing protein produces the protein MADSEYPYPPDQFDEEATEVAYHGAHRAEESFWRQNLVYLIIIAVAVVVLLVLLFTIGGLGKSGDDRAESPTTAASSQDDSSKSDDSSDGGGEEQAEPDKSTPVLVMNAGGISGMAGAWEKSLTDAGWTKVGIGTADNVQQESVVFYRDDEDKASAQALADEVGAGDARQSDEYDNRITFVAVEQPEG, from the coding sequence GTGGCAGATTCCGAGTACCCCTACCCTCCGGACCAGTTCGACGAGGAGGCGACCGAGGTCGCCTACCACGGCGCGCATCGCGCCGAGGAGTCGTTCTGGCGCCAGAACCTCGTCTACCTGATCATCATCGCCGTCGCGGTGGTGGTCCTGCTCGTGCTGCTGTTCACCATCGGCGGGCTCGGGAAGTCGGGGGACGACCGCGCCGAGTCGCCCACCACGGCCGCGAGCTCGCAGGACGACTCGTCGAAGAGCGATGACTCCTCCGACGGCGGCGGCGAGGAGCAGGCCGAGCCCGACAAGTCGACCCCCGTGCTCGTGATGAACGCCGGCGGGATCTCCGGCATGGCCGGCGCCTGGGAGAAGTCCCTGACGGACGCCGGCTGGACGAAGGTCGGCATCGGCACCGCCGACAACGTCCAGCAGGAGAGCGTCGTCTTCTACCGCGACGACGAGGACAAGGCCTCTGCGCAGGCCCTGGCCGACGAGGTCGGCGCGGGCGACGCCCGCCAGAGCGACGAGTACGACAACCGCATCACCTTCGTCGCCGTCGAGCAGCCCGAGGGCTGA
- a CDS encoding uracil-DNA glycosylase, whose product MPRPLAETIAPDWAEALSPVEPAIHQMGDFLRAETESGRGYLPTGQNVLRAFTRPLADVRVLIVGQDPYPTPGHPIGLSFAVEEHVRPLPRSLQNIFKEMQEDLGIAAAPHGDLSAWQDQGVLLLNRVLTVQPGSPASHRGKGWEAVTEAAIRALADRGGPLVAILWGRDAQSLQPMLSPTPCITSPHPSPLSASRGFFGSRPFSRANALLEQQGAEPIDWRVVRD is encoded by the coding sequence ATGCCGCGCCCCCTCGCCGAGACCATCGCCCCCGACTGGGCCGAGGCCCTCTCCCCCGTCGAACCGGCGATCCATCAGATGGGCGACTTCCTGCGCGCCGAGACGGAGTCCGGGCGCGGATACCTGCCGACGGGCCAGAACGTGCTGCGCGCCTTCACGCGGCCGCTCGCCGACGTGCGCGTGCTCATCGTGGGCCAGGACCCGTACCCCACGCCCGGCCACCCGATCGGGCTGTCCTTCGCGGTCGAGGAGCACGTGCGGCCGCTCCCCCGCAGCCTGCAGAACATCTTCAAGGAGATGCAGGAGGACCTGGGGATCGCCGCCGCGCCGCACGGCGACCTCAGCGCCTGGCAGGACCAGGGCGTGCTCCTGCTGAACAGGGTGCTCACGGTGCAGCCCGGCAGCCCCGCCTCGCATCGAGGGAAGGGCTGGGAGGCGGTCACGGAGGCGGCGATCCGCGCCCTGGCCGACCGCGGCGGCCCGCTGGTGGCGATCCTGTGGGGCCGCGACGCGCAGAGCCTGCAGCCGATGCTGTCGCCGACGCCCTGCATCACGTCCCCGCACCCGAGCCCGCTCTCGGCCTCGCGCGGATTCTTCGGGTCCCGTCCCTTCTCCCGCGCGAACGCCCTGCTGGAGCAGCAGGGGGCGGAGCCGATCGACTGGCGGGTCGTGCGGGACTGA
- the groL gene encoding chaperonin GroEL (60 kDa chaperone family; promotes refolding of misfolded polypeptides especially under stressful conditions; forms two stacked rings of heptamers to form a barrel-shaped 14mer; ends can be capped by GroES; misfolded proteins enter the barrel where they are refolded when GroES binds) — MAKLIAYDEEARRGLERGMNQLADAVKVTLGPKGRNVVLEKSWGAPTITNDGVSIAKEIELDDPYEKIGAELVKEVAKKTDDIAGDGTTTATVLAQALVKEGLRNVAAGANPIALKRGIDKAVAAVSETLLSQAKEIETKEQIAHTAGISAADPAIGELIAEALDKVGKEGVITVEESNTMGLELELTEGMRFDKGYLSPYFVTDAERQEAVLEDPYILLMNSKISNVKDLLPLLEKVIQAGKPLAILSEDVEGEALAVLVVNKLKGSFKSVAVKAPGFGDRRKAMLEDMAILTGGQVISEEVGLKLETAGLELLGQARKVVVTKDETTIVEGAGEADRIAGRVKQIRTEIENSDSDYDREKLQERLAKLAGGVAVIKAGAATEVELKERKHRIEDAVRNAKAAVEEGVVAGGGVALLQAGKDTFAKLALEGDEATGAGIVSVGIEAPLKQIAVNAGLEGGVVAEKVKNLPIGQGLNAASGEYEDLLTAGIIDPVKVTRSALQNAASIAGLFLTTEAVVADKPEPEAPAAGGGDMGGMGGMGGMM; from the coding sequence ATGGCCAAGCTCATCGCATACGACGAGGAGGCCCGGCGCGGTCTCGAGCGCGGGATGAACCAGCTCGCCGACGCCGTCAAGGTCACCCTCGGCCCCAAGGGTCGCAACGTCGTCCTCGAGAAGTCGTGGGGCGCACCGACCATCACCAACGACGGCGTCTCCATCGCCAAGGAGATCGAGCTCGACGACCCGTACGAGAAGATCGGCGCGGAGCTCGTCAAGGAGGTCGCCAAGAAGACCGACGACATCGCGGGCGACGGCACCACCACCGCCACCGTCCTCGCCCAGGCCCTCGTCAAGGAGGGCCTGCGCAATGTCGCCGCAGGCGCCAACCCCATCGCTCTCAAGCGCGGCATCGACAAGGCCGTCGCCGCGGTCTCCGAGACCCTGCTCTCGCAGGCCAAGGAGATCGAGACCAAGGAGCAGATCGCCCACACCGCCGGCATCTCGGCGGCCGACCCGGCCATCGGCGAGCTCATCGCCGAGGCCCTCGACAAGGTCGGCAAGGAGGGCGTGATCACGGTCGAGGAGTCCAACACCATGGGCCTCGAGCTGGAGCTCACCGAGGGCATGCGCTTCGACAAGGGCTACCTCTCGCCCTACTTCGTCACCGACGCCGAGCGCCAGGAGGCGGTCCTCGAGGACCCGTACATCCTCCTGATGAACTCGAAGATCTCGAACGTCAAGGACCTGCTGCCGCTGCTGGAGAAGGTCATCCAGGCCGGCAAGCCGCTCGCGATCCTCTCCGAGGACGTCGAGGGCGAGGCCCTCGCGGTCCTCGTCGTCAACAAGCTCAAGGGCTCCTTCAAGTCCGTCGCGGTCAAGGCCCCCGGCTTCGGCGACCGCCGCAAGGCGATGCTCGAGGACATGGCGATCCTCACCGGCGGCCAGGTCATCTCCGAGGAGGTCGGCCTCAAGCTCGAGACCGCGGGCCTCGAGCTGCTCGGCCAGGCGCGCAAGGTCGTTGTCACCAAGGACGAGACCACCATCGTCGAGGGCGCGGGCGAGGCCGACCGGATCGCCGGTCGCGTCAAGCAGATCCGCACCGAGATCGAGAACTCCGACTCGGACTACGACCGCGAGAAGCTCCAGGAGCGTCTGGCGAAGCTGGCCGGCGGCGTGGCCGTCATCAAGGCCGGCGCCGCGACCGAGGTCGAGCTCAAGGAGCGCAAGCACCGCATCGAGGACGCCGTGCGCAACGCGAAGGCGGCCGTCGAGGAGGGCGTCGTCGCCGGTGGCGGCGTCGCGCTGCTGCAGGCGGGCAAGGACACCTTCGCCAAGCTCGCGCTCGAGGGCGACGAGGCGACCGGTGCGGGCATCGTGTCCGTCGGCATCGAGGCCCCGCTCAAGCAGATCGCCGTGAACGCCGGCCTCGAGGGCGGCGTCGTCGCGGAGAAGGTCAAGAACCTGCCGATCGGCCAGGGCCTGAACGCCGCCTCCGGCGAGTACGAGGACCTGCTGACCGCGGGCATCATCGACCCGGTCAAGGTCACCCGCTCTGCGCTGCAGAACGCGGCCTCGATCGCCGGTCTGTTCCTCACCACCGAGGCCGTCGTGGCCGACAAGCCGGAGCCCGAGGCCCCGGCTGCCGGCGGCGGCGACATGGGCGGCATGGGAGGCATGGGCGGCATGATGTGA
- a CDS encoding DUF3263 domain-containing protein — protein sequence MPAPADVPAENSAELTELDESAELTAQERAILAMEERTFRYVGAKERRIREELALTPTAYFVRLNALLDRPEALRAAPALVHRLRARRVSASDAGHAA from the coding sequence ATGCCCGCCCCCGCCGACGTCCCCGCCGAGAACTCCGCCGAGCTCACCGAGCTCGACGAGAGCGCGGAGCTCACGGCGCAGGAGCGCGCGATCCTCGCGATGGAGGAGCGGACCTTCCGGTACGTCGGCGCGAAGGAGCGTCGGATCCGTGAGGAGCTCGCTCTCACCCCGACCGCCTATTTCGTGCGGCTGAACGCGCTGCTCGACCGGCCCGAGGCGCTGCGCGCCGCGCCCGCCCTGGTGCACAGGCTTCGCGCCCGGCGCGTGAGCGCGAGCGACGCCGGCCACGCCGCCTGA